In one Apostichopus japonicus isolate 1M-3 chromosome 18, ASM3797524v1, whole genome shotgun sequence genomic region, the following are encoded:
- the LOC139958836 gene encoding uncharacterized protein isoform X3, whose translation MINSAPVTDILTVVPFKNGCTNTLTIPVRDVDGDDIRCFWATTCGSICGPVPGFTLDSDNCELVLLDTSTVLSGLYGIALEIRDFANEASTTPLSQTPVQFILDVKSTPETCSQIPMFIAPTPECGSCVSAAGTIYIGQLVARSSGPTVSITSIETVSPAGLFTSDIMPYPGGQPTDYLIEVEWEPTEVQSFLCFLARDSVGNCSPLCCVTLSSIDSPPEVLSNSLTPASGSTLVGVVAGILNMQLQFNEGISRPTVSAFISVFDETDTMVFQVDASDDTQVDFLENDVIAFVIPAEDFMGSYYVTIDAAVTLLRSSCAIKSVAVADTSFWTFTILAPWDFHCFVTPPVHNLQSMKPVELLAVAGGGPDAFTTTFRGRDHGEFYSNGMFVSYEAILGATSTDGDMLRIYKSTLLQPEQECSKAKRFGVHFCDYFSTLQRFSAQVLIHNQEVLIPRDAIRTVVVSTGETLTLCINPNIPKAWKGPIAWSFNGRDPLWLRRWTGSSCVHVKHVQTCQAGVYEAYRRICGRKEKQHAYFDVRVRACPDGFHTPPACSSTCSVTCVLGYCGDDGQCLCRNGLTGENCDTATRGQFGVIDGDIPCATVGLDADCKGSLMCSQHAGCSCAPGWKGINCDEECESLTWGPDCVFSCNGGTSCDRFTGV comes from the exons ATGATCAACAGTGCACCGGTGACTGATATACTCACTGTGGTTCCGTTCAAGAATGGCTGCACCAACACCCTTACAATACCCG TTCGCGATGTTGACGGCGATGACATCAGATGTTTTTGGGCGACTACTTGCGGAAGTATCTGTGGTCCAGTACCGGGATTTACACTAGACTCA GACAATTGTGAGTTAGTGCTCCTGGACACATCAACCGTATTGTCAGGTCTTTACGGTATAGCGCTCGAGATTCGTGATTTTGCAAACGAAGCATCAACAACGCCCCTTAGTCAGACTCCCGTGCAGTTTATTTTGGACGTTAAATCGACCCCTGAAACGTGCAGCCAAATACCGATGTTCATTGCTCCAACTCC agaatGTGGCtcgtgtgtgtcagcagcgggTACCATATACATTGGACAACTCGTGGCAAGATCATCAGGCCCAACAGTCTC tATTACCAGTATAGAAACAGTTTCACCAGCTGGCCTGTTTACATCTGACATCATGCCGTACCCAGGAGGACAGCCCACAGATTACCTCATTGAAGTAGAATGGGAACCTACCGAAGTTCAATCATTTCTCTGCTTCCTAGCTCGTGACAGTGTTGG GAACTGCAGTCCATTATGCTGTGTGACGTTGAGTTCTATCG ATTCTCCTCCCGAGGTGCTGTCTAACTCACTGACTCCAGCAAGTGGATCCACTCTCGTGGGAGTCGTGGCAGGAATATTAAACATGCAATTACAATTTAATGAGGGG ATAAGTCGTCCGACGGTATCTGCTTTTATATCAGTTTTTGACGAAACCGACACAATGGTATTTCAAGTTGATGCAAGTGATGACACCCAAGTGGATTTCCTCGAGAATGACGTCATTGCCTTCGTCATCCCTGCAGAGGACTTCATGGGATCATATTACGTAACCATAGATGCAGCTGTTACCCTTTTGAGGTCCTCATGTGCCATTAAATCTGTTGCTGTTGCAGATACGTCATTTTGGACCTTCACAATAT TGGCACCCTGGGATTTTCATTGTTTCGTGACCCCTCCCGTTCATAATCTTCAGTCGATGAAACCAGTTGAACTATTGGCTGTTGCCGGGGGAGGTCCCGATGCGTTCACTACGACGTTCAGAGGACGGGACCACGGAGAGTTTTACAGTAATGGGATGTTCGTTAGTTACGAAGCGATACTG GGGGCAACATCAACAGATGGGGACATGCTCCGAATATACAAATCAACTTTACTACAACCAGAGCAGGAATGCAGCAAGGCTAAACGCTTTGGAGTACACTTTTGCGATTATTTTTCTACGTTGCAACGATTCAGCGCTCAAGTTTTAATACACAACCAAGAAG TTCTAATTCCAAGGGACGCCATACGAACTGTAGTGGTTTCTACTGGTGAAACTCTTACATTGTGCATTAATCCAAATATTCCAAAGGCTTGGAAAGGACCCATTGCATGGAGTTTTAATGGACGTGACCCACTTTGGTTACGTCGTTGGACCGGTTCTAGTTGCGTCCATGTTAAACACGTTCAAACGTGTCAGGCAGGTGTGTACGAAGCTTATCGACGTATCTGTGGAAGGAAGGAAAAACAACATGCTTACTTTGATGTCCGTGTACGGG CATGTCCAGATGGTTTCCACACCCCTCCGGCTTGTAGCAGTACTTGCTCTGTTACTTGTGTGCTTGGATACTGTGGTGACGATGGACAATGCTTGTGCAGGAATGGCCTTACTGGCGAAAATTGTGACACAG CAACTCGTGGACAGTTTGGTGTGATTGATGGCGACATTCCCTGTGCGACAGTCGGTCTGGACGCGGATTGTAAGGGTAGCTTGATGTGCAGTCAACATGCAGGGTGCTCATGTGCTCCCGGCTGGAAAGGAATTAACTGCGATGAAG AGTGTGAATCCCTGACATGGGGCCCTGATTGTGTTTTCTCCTGCAACGGAGGTACCTCTTGTGACCGCTTCACCGGAGTGTGA